A stretch of the Mycobacteroides immunogenum genome encodes the following:
- a CDS encoding DNA polymerase IV gives MCAAGRWVLHLDMDAFFASVEQLTRPTLRGRPVLVGGTGGRGVVAGASYEARVFGARSAMPMHQARRLVGINAVVLPPRGSVYGVASRHVFATVRSMIPVLEQLSFDEAFGEPVELVGAATGSVAEYIAELRARVLKDTGLTASVGAGSGKQIAKIASGLAKPDGARIIAPEEERSLLDGLPVRKLWGIGPVAEERLNRLGITTIGQFAALQPSEAASVLGATLGPALHQLACGIDERPVAERAETKQISAESTFPDDLTTLDQLREAIEPIGVHAHRRLIKHGRGVRTVTVKLRRSDMSILTRSATLPYATTERAILMSAARRLLLDPVEIGPIRLVGVGFSGFSDVQQTSLFPDLEQTDAIAHTDEAPSAAAPVRKVATWGIGDDVDHAHFGHGWIQGTGHGVMTVRFETRSSGPGIARTFAVDDPEVARADPVASLDWPGESAEALDDGDEIGAGG, from the coding sequence GTGTGTGCTGCCGGTCGATGGGTTCTGCACCTCGACATGGACGCCTTCTTTGCCTCGGTCGAGCAGTTGACCAGGCCAACTCTGCGTGGCCGTCCGGTCCTGGTCGGCGGAACCGGTGGCCGTGGCGTGGTGGCCGGCGCCAGTTACGAGGCCAGGGTGTTCGGCGCCCGGTCGGCGATGCCGATGCACCAGGCGCGGCGGCTGGTGGGTATCAATGCCGTGGTCTTGCCTCCCCGCGGTTCGGTGTATGGCGTGGCCAGCAGGCATGTGTTCGCGACGGTGCGCTCGATGATTCCCGTGCTGGAACAGCTGTCCTTTGACGAGGCGTTCGGGGAGCCCGTCGAACTAGTAGGTGCTGCAACAGGTTCAGTCGCGGAATACATCGCCGAGCTGCGGGCGCGCGTGCTGAAAGACACCGGGCTGACCGCGTCGGTTGGAGCGGGCTCGGGCAAGCAGATCGCCAAGATCGCGTCGGGATTGGCCAAACCCGACGGGGCGCGGATCATCGCGCCGGAGGAAGAGCGATCGCTGCTCGACGGCCTACCGGTGCGCAAGTTGTGGGGCATCGGCCCCGTCGCGGAAGAGCGCCTAAACAGGCTGGGCATCACCACCATTGGCCAGTTCGCGGCGCTCCAGCCCAGCGAGGCCGCCTCGGTGCTGGGCGCCACGCTGGGTCCGGCGTTGCATCAACTGGCCTGCGGAATCGATGAACGCCCGGTGGCCGAGCGGGCCGAGACCAAACAGATCAGCGCGGAGTCCACGTTCCCGGACGACCTGACGACTCTCGATCAACTTCGCGAGGCCATCGAGCCCATCGGTGTGCATGCCCACCGGCGCCTGATCAAACACGGCCGGGGCGTCCGGACGGTGACGGTGAAGCTGCGCCGTTCGGACATGAGCATCCTGACCAGGTCGGCAACCTTGCCTTACGCCACCACGGAACGCGCGATATTGATGTCGGCGGCACGCCGGCTGCTACTCGACCCGGTCGAGATCGGACCCATTCGCCTTGTCGGCGTAGGATTTTCGGGGTTCTCTGATGTGCAGCAGACCTCGCTGTTCCCCGATCTGGAGCAGACCGACGCCATCGCACACACCGACGAGGCGCCGTCCGCCGCCGCGCCTGTCCGGAAGGTTGCCACCTGGGGGATCGGGGACGATGTCGACCATGCTCATTTCGGGCACGGCTGGATACAGGGCACCGGCCATGGCGTGATGACGGTCAGATTCGAGACGCGAAGTAGCGGACCGGGAATCGCCCGCACCTTCGCGGTCGATGACCCCGAGGTGGCCCGTGCCGACCCGGTGGCCAGCCTGGACTGGCCGGGGGAGTCAGCCGAGGCGCTCGACGACGGAGACGAGATCGGAGCCGGTGGCTAG
- the ileS gene encoding isoleucine--tRNA ligase, translated as MSDGLSASGSSTDAYPRTELGADQRSGSPNLPALEKQVLRYWEADDTFRASIAHRDGSPEYVFYDGPPFANGLPHYGHLLTGYVKDIVPRYQTMRGFQVDRRFGWDTHGLPAELEVERQLGITDKSQIDSMGIAEFNEACRESVLRYTKEWREYVTRQARWVDFDNDYKTLDPTFMESVIWAFKQLWDKGLAYEGYRVLPYCWRDETPLSNHELRMDDDVYQSRQDPAVTVGYRIAGNENTRWATLDGARLLIWTTTPWTLPSNLAVAVNPEVTYAVVKPEDSEDRYLLAQARIGAYARELGEEPTVLDTYTGAELLGLRYVPPFPYFQQDASPNAFTVLSGDYVTTDDGTGIVHMAPAYGEEDKNVTDKAQITPVTPVDSKGRFDATVPDYQGQQVFDANAQIIKDLKNGTGAAGVNGAVLLRHETYDHSYPHCWRCRNPLIYRAVSSWFIKVTEFRDRMVELNEQITWYPEHVKHGQFGKWLEGARDWSVSRNRYWGSPIPVWKSDDPAYPRIDVYGSLDELERDFGVRPDNLHRPYIDELTRPNPDDPTGKSTMRRIPDIFDVWFDSGSMPYAQVHYPFENAEWFEKHFPADFIVEYIGQTRGWFYVMHVLATALFDRPAFRTCVSHGIVLGNDGQKMSKSLRNYPDVNEVFDRDGSDAMRWFLMASPILRGGNLIVTEQGIREGVRQVILPLWNAWSFLQLYAPKPGVWRTDSTQVLDKYILAKLARLRDDLTKSMDDCDVSGACEQLRQFTDALTNWYVRRSRSRFWDEDPDAIDTLHTVLETTCRLAAPLLPMTTEVIWRGLTGERSVHLTDWVSESVLPADADLVAAMDEVRNVCSVASSLRKAKKLRVRLPLRTLTVAVPDPKRLEPYTALIADELNVKSVELTDDIAAYGKFELTVNARAAGPRLGKDVQTVIRAVKSGDWSQQADGTVVAAGITLLEGEFDSKLVAAEPDSTAALPEGGGLVILDDTVTEELEAEGWARDLIRELQDLRKSTGLEVSDRIEVVLDVPAERRAWAHRHRDLIAGEILATTLEVSEDGANMPSPATDLGDGVRVSLQKAAG; from the coding sequence ATGTCTGATGGTCTTAGCGCAAGCGGCTCATCCACAGACGCGTACCCGCGGACCGAGCTAGGCGCCGATCAGCGCAGTGGATCCCCGAATCTTCCCGCGCTGGAAAAGCAGGTGCTGCGCTACTGGGAAGCCGACGACACCTTCCGCGCCAGCATCGCCCATCGCGACGGTTCCCCGGAGTACGTCTTCTATGACGGTCCGCCGTTTGCCAACGGGCTGCCTCACTACGGGCATCTGCTCACTGGATACGTCAAGGACATCGTTCCGCGTTATCAGACTATGCGGGGCTTTCAAGTGGATCGCCGATTCGGTTGGGACACTCACGGTTTGCCCGCCGAGCTGGAAGTCGAGCGGCAGCTGGGCATCACCGATAAGTCCCAGATCGATTCGATGGGCATCGCCGAGTTCAACGAGGCCTGCCGCGAATCGGTGCTGCGCTACACCAAGGAATGGCGCGAGTACGTAACCCGGCAGGCACGCTGGGTGGACTTCGACAACGACTACAAGACGCTGGACCCGACCTTCATGGAATCGGTCATCTGGGCGTTCAAACAGTTGTGGGACAAGGGTTTGGCGTACGAGGGCTATCGCGTGCTGCCGTACTGCTGGCGCGACGAGACGCCGCTGTCCAACCATGAACTGCGCATGGACGACGACGTCTACCAGAGCCGTCAGGATCCCGCCGTCACGGTCGGCTACCGGATCGCCGGCAACGAGAACACCCGATGGGCGACACTCGACGGCGCGCGGTTGCTGATCTGGACCACCACGCCATGGACATTGCCGTCCAATCTTGCCGTTGCGGTGAATCCCGAGGTCACCTACGCGGTAGTGAAACCGGAAGATTCCGAGGATCGCTATTTGTTGGCGCAGGCCCGGATTGGCGCGTACGCCCGTGAGTTGGGCGAGGAGCCCACGGTGTTGGACACCTACACCGGTGCGGAACTGCTGGGGCTGCGGTATGTGCCGCCCTTCCCCTATTTCCAGCAGGATGCCTCGCCCAACGCCTTCACCGTGCTGTCCGGGGACTACGTCACCACCGACGACGGCACCGGCATCGTGCACATGGCTCCCGCTTACGGTGAAGAGGACAAGAACGTCACCGACAAGGCGCAGATCACCCCGGTCACGCCGGTTGACTCCAAGGGCCGATTCGACGCCACCGTGCCCGATTACCAGGGGCAGCAGGTGTTTGATGCCAACGCGCAGATCATCAAGGACCTCAAGAACGGGACCGGTGCTGCGGGTGTCAATGGCGCGGTTCTGCTGCGCCACGAGACCTATGACCACTCGTACCCGCATTGTTGGCGTTGCCGAAACCCGTTGATCTACCGGGCGGTCTCGTCGTGGTTCATCAAGGTGACCGAGTTCCGCGATCGTATGGTCGAGCTCAACGAGCAGATCACCTGGTACCCGGAGCACGTCAAGCACGGTCAGTTCGGCAAGTGGCTGGAGGGGGCGCGGGACTGGTCCGTTTCCCGTAACCGCTACTGGGGCAGCCCCATTCCGGTGTGGAAGTCCGACGATCCGGCCTACCCCCGCATCGATGTGTACGGCAGCCTCGACGAGCTGGAACGCGACTTCGGGGTGCGGCCGGACAATCTGCACCGTCCGTACATCGACGAGCTGACCCGCCCGAACCCGGACGACCCTACGGGCAAGTCCACCATGCGCCGAATCCCCGACATCTTCGACGTCTGGTTCGACTCCGGCTCAATGCCTTACGCGCAGGTGCACTACCCATTCGAGAACGCGGAGTGGTTCGAGAAGCACTTCCCGGCCGATTTCATCGTGGAATACATCGGTCAGACCCGTGGCTGGTTCTACGTCATGCACGTGTTGGCGACAGCGCTCTTCGATCGGCCGGCGTTCCGTACCTGTGTGTCACACGGCATTGTGCTGGGCAACGACGGCCAGAAGATGAGCAAGTCGCTGCGCAACTATCCGGACGTCAACGAGGTGTTCGACCGCGACGGTTCCGATGCGATGCGCTGGTTCCTGATGGCATCGCCGATCCTGCGCGGCGGCAACCTCATCGTCACCGAACAAGGCATCCGCGAGGGCGTGCGGCAGGTCATCTTGCCGCTCTGGAACGCGTGGAGCTTTTTGCAGCTGTACGCGCCCAAACCCGGTGTGTGGCGCACCGATTCAACCCAGGTGCTCGACAAGTACATCCTGGCCAAATTGGCGCGGCTGCGCGATGACCTCACAAAATCCATGGATGACTGCGATGTTTCCGGTGCCTGCGAACAGCTGCGGCAGTTCACCGATGCGCTCACCAATTGGTATGTGCGACGGTCACGTTCGCGGTTCTGGGATGAGGACCCGGATGCGATCGACACCCTGCACACGGTGCTGGAGACGACGTGTCGCCTCGCGGCACCGCTGCTGCCGATGACCACCGAGGTCATCTGGCGGGGATTGACCGGGGAGCGCTCGGTGCATCTGACCGACTGGGTATCGGAATCGGTGCTGCCCGCCGATGCTGATCTGGTGGCCGCCATGGACGAGGTGCGCAACGTGTGCTCGGTGGCGTCGTCGTTGCGTAAGGCCAAGAAGTTGCGAGTACGCCTGCCGCTGCGCACCTTGACGGTCGCGGTACCCGATCCGAAGCGGTTGGAGCCGTACACCGCACTCATCGCCGATGAGCTCAACGTGAAATCCGTGGAACTGACCGACGATATCGCGGCCTACGGCAAGTTCGAGCTGACGGTCAACGCACGTGCGGCGGGCCCGCGCTTGGGCAAGGACGTGCAGACGGTCATCCGGGCCGTCAAGTCCGGCGATTGGAGCCAGCAGGCCGACGGCACTGTCGTCGCAGCCGGCATTACCCTGCTGGAGGGCGAGTTCGACTCGAAACTTGTTGCTGCCGAGCCAGATTCCACAGCAGCGCTGCCCGAGGGTGGCGGGCTGGTCATCCTGGACGACACCGTCACCGAGGAGTTGGAGGCCGAGGGCTGGGCCCGCGACCTGATTCGCGAGCTGCAGGATCTGCGCAAGTCCACCGGCCTAGAGGTGTCGGACCGCATCGAGGTCGTGCTGGACGTTCCGGCCGAACGTCGCGCGTGGGCGCATCGGCACCGTGATCTGATCGCCGGCGAAATTCTCGCCACCACATTGGAAGTCAGTGAAGACGGCGCGAACATGCCATCGCCCGCCACCGATCTCGGTGACGGGGTTCGGGTGTCGTTGCAGAAGGCGGCTGGCTGA
- a CDS encoding LysR family transcriptional regulator: MADGDYEWYITLAELQNVTAAANQLQLAQPTLTRMLARLEQHLNVRLFDRHGKRLTLNPFGRIFYQHARRAQMELDSARRAINDLANPAEGEIRLGFLHTFGPALVAGLIAGFAASSPHVRFVLEQGAAGSLDDLVANGDLDVAIVSPRPRRANLGWRNLFRQRLGVAVPTDHRLAQAEDVSMADLADEPFVAMPPGFGMRRLLEELCATAQFQPRIVLESSNLTTVAGLVAAGLGITVLPVDATTYPPDLRMLPLIDADAHRDVGIIWSSGQPLSRPVRDFISHAVAST; this comes from the coding sequence ATGGCCGATGGTGACTACGAGTGGTACATCACACTCGCCGAGCTACAAAACGTCACCGCGGCCGCCAATCAGCTGCAGCTTGCGCAGCCGACCCTCACGCGCATGCTGGCCCGTTTGGAACAGCATCTCAACGTGCGGCTCTTCGACCGGCACGGTAAGCGACTCACCCTCAATCCGTTCGGCCGCATCTTCTATCAGCACGCGCGCCGCGCTCAAATGGAACTGGACTCCGCGCGCCGCGCGATCAACGACCTCGCGAACCCCGCCGAAGGCGAGATCCGGCTCGGGTTTCTGCACACCTTCGGCCCCGCCTTGGTCGCCGGATTGATCGCGGGATTCGCGGCGTCGTCGCCGCATGTGCGGTTCGTGCTGGAACAGGGCGCGGCCGGCAGCCTTGATGATCTCGTCGCGAATGGCGACCTCGATGTCGCCATCGTCTCCCCACGCCCCCGCCGCGCCAATCTCGGCTGGCGCAACCTATTCCGGCAGCGCCTCGGTGTGGCCGTACCGACCGACCACCGCCTGGCACAGGCCGAAGACGTGTCCATGGCCGATCTCGCCGATGAGCCATTCGTGGCCATGCCGCCAGGATTCGGTATGCGCCGCCTGCTCGAAGAACTGTGCGCCACCGCGCAATTCCAGCCACGCATTGTGCTCGAATCGAGCAACCTGACCACGGTGGCGGGTCTGGTCGCGGCCGGTCTCGGTATCACCGTGCTCCCCGTCGATGCCACCACCTACCCTCCCGACCTCCGGATGCTCCCCCTCATCGATGCCGACGCGCACCGGGATGTCGGCATCATCTGGAGCTCCGGGCAGCCGCTGTCACGCCCCGTCCGCGATTTCATATCCCACGCTGTCGCATCGACGTAG
- a CDS encoding class I SAM-dependent methyltransferase, translating into MAMNLVHRWCCSSDMWARKTESQLLPWALQGVELGADALEIGPGYGANLRVLTKRTPQLTAVEIDDVMASRLQRLYGDQATVIQGDGTKLGFDDDRFSSVVCFTMLHHVPTADLQDQLFAQAHRVLAPGGVFAGSDGVHSTFFRLLHIGDTYNPVPTTSLPARLRAAGFTNIEHHLDGGNQRWRAVKAA; encoded by the coding sequence ATGGCAATGAATTTGGTGCATCGGTGGTGCTGTAGCTCGGATATGTGGGCCCGCAAGACCGAATCGCAGCTCCTCCCGTGGGCGCTGCAGGGAGTCGAACTCGGTGCGGACGCCCTGGAGATCGGCCCGGGTTACGGTGCGAACCTGCGCGTGCTGACCAAGCGCACACCGCAGCTCACGGCGGTAGAGATCGATGATGTGATGGCCTCGCGGCTCCAGCGGCTCTACGGCGACCAGGCGACGGTGATCCAGGGCGATGGCACCAAGCTGGGGTTCGACGACGATCGATTCAGCTCGGTGGTGTGCTTCACCATGCTGCACCACGTCCCCACCGCTGACCTACAAGATCAACTGTTCGCGCAGGCCCACCGAGTGTTGGCGCCGGGCGGCGTCTTCGCGGGTAGCGATGGCGTGCACTCCACATTCTTCCGGCTGTTGCACATCGGAGACACCTACAACCCGGTGCCGACCACCTCGCTACCGGCTCGCCTGCGCGCGGCCGGTTTCACCAACATCGAACACCATCTCGACGGCGGTAATCAGCGCTGGCGCGCCGTGAAAGCCGCCTAA
- a CDS encoding MFS transporter gives MAMAPSTRGTTSNVYGADPVPHRTGTAGYRRLTGALFAAGLATFAALYGTQAVLPALSADLGVSPAASALTVSVTTGMLALSIIPASVLSERFGRTHVMLVSAIATTIIGLLLPASPTFAVLLIGRAAEGVALAGIPAVAMAFLAEEVHPGSLGSAMGRYIAGTTVGGLAGRLVASSVLDVSNWRIALLGSGAMTLVCTVLFAALLPKSQFFVPKKVRVGTTVRILGMHLRNPVLLIMFGLAFLLMGGFVTVYNYLGYRLVAPPFGLPTAVAGLLFLLYLAGTMSSAVAGRLADRRGRGLVLIAAIVITAIGLALTVPNSLAAVIVGVGVFTAGFFAAHTVASGWVGAVAQRDRAEASALYLFSYYLGSSVAGAVGGLAYQAGGWALTVLFVGTLLAIALVLAAVMLLRNRFGHINAPE, from the coding sequence ATGGCGATGGCTCCGAGTACCCGCGGCACCACCTCGAACGTGTACGGCGCAGATCCGGTGCCGCACCGGACGGGTACTGCCGGATACCGCAGGCTCACCGGCGCGCTGTTCGCCGCCGGTCTTGCCACCTTCGCGGCGCTCTACGGAACACAGGCCGTGCTGCCGGCGCTGTCCGCGGACCTCGGAGTCAGCCCCGCCGCGTCTGCGCTGACGGTCTCGGTGACCACCGGGATGCTCGCGCTGTCCATCATTCCGGCCAGTGTCCTTTCGGAACGATTTGGCCGCACGCACGTCATGCTGGTGTCGGCCATCGCCACCACCATCATCGGATTACTGCTCCCGGCCAGCCCGACATTTGCGGTGCTACTGATCGGCCGTGCTGCCGAAGGTGTTGCACTGGCAGGCATTCCGGCGGTGGCGATGGCCTTTCTGGCCGAGGAGGTTCATCCGGGATCGCTTGGTTCGGCGATGGGCAGATACATCGCGGGGACGACGGTCGGCGGGCTTGCCGGACGCCTGGTGGCTTCTTCGGTGCTCGATGTGAGCAACTGGCGGATCGCGCTACTGGGCAGCGGTGCTATGACTTTGGTGTGCACGGTGCTGTTCGCCGCGTTGCTTCCCAAGTCGCAGTTCTTCGTGCCGAAGAAGGTCAGGGTGGGCACCACGGTGCGGATCCTCGGGATGCACCTGCGAAATCCGGTCCTGCTCATCATGTTCGGGCTGGCGTTCCTGCTCATGGGCGGGTTCGTCACCGTGTACAACTATCTGGGCTATCGGCTGGTCGCGCCGCCGTTCGGGCTGCCCACGGCCGTCGCCGGACTGCTCTTTCTGCTCTACCTGGCCGGAACCATGTCCTCGGCGGTGGCCGGACGGCTGGCGGATCGCCGGGGCAGGGGACTGGTTCTCATCGCCGCGATCGTCATTACCGCCATCGGGTTGGCGTTGACCGTCCCCAACTCTCTTGCCGCGGTGATCGTCGGGGTGGGTGTGTTCACGGCCGGTTTCTTCGCCGCGCACACCGTCGCGAGTGGCTGGGTCGGTGCCGTCGCGCAGCGCGACCGGGCCGAGGCGTCGGCGTTGTATCTGTTCAGCTACTACCTGGGGAGTTCGGTGGCGGGTGCGGTGGGCGGGCTGGCCTATCAGGCCGGTGGCTGGGCGCTCACGGTGCTCTTTGTGGGCACGCTACTGGCAATTGCCCTGGTCCTGGCGGCTGTCATGCTGCTCCGAAACCGGTTTGGCCATATCAACGCACCCGAATAG
- a CDS encoding asparaginase, with amino-acid sequence MTTGGTIATEVGTDGIARHASSGDDLLAVTGCGDVRVDDLMAIDSAEMTPQRWQQIAAAVRGHVAGGATGVVIAHGTDTLEETALWLALTCAVSVPVVLTGAQRSGDHPESDGPGNLRDALTVAASGQALGVVVCFAGGVYPAAGIRKVDLTDAAGFAGVAPIGQVRDGQFVRSAQAPPAFLGTVTRPALPRVDVVSLYPGADAVALDAYADAGAQGLVLESMGAGNSNDVVIDSVSRQVENGMHVLVTTRVPGGTLTPGYAPGQRLVDAGAVMVPHLRAGQARVLLMAALATGSDLVSVVERLG; translated from the coding sequence CTGACAACCGGCGGAACCATCGCGACCGAAGTCGGTACCGACGGCATCGCCCGGCACGCCAGTTCGGGGGACGATCTGCTGGCGGTGACCGGGTGCGGCGACGTACGCGTCGACGATCTGATGGCAATCGACAGCGCGGAGATGACACCGCAACGGTGGCAGCAGATCGCCGCCGCCGTCCGTGGTCATGTGGCCGGTGGCGCGACCGGCGTGGTGATCGCGCACGGCACGGACACGCTCGAAGAGACCGCCCTGTGGCTCGCGCTGACATGCGCGGTGTCGGTGCCCGTCGTCCTGACCGGCGCCCAACGCAGCGGCGACCACCCCGAATCCGACGGCCCCGGCAATCTGCGTGATGCGTTGACCGTGGCCGCGAGCGGCCAGGCGCTCGGCGTGGTGGTGTGCTTCGCCGGAGGGGTGTACCCGGCCGCGGGTATCCGCAAGGTCGATTTGACCGATGCCGCCGGATTCGCCGGAGTCGCACCGATCGGCCAGGTGCGCGATGGCCAGTTCGTCCGTAGCGCCCAGGCACCCCCGGCGTTCCTGGGCACCGTGACCCGTCCCGCCCTGCCGCGCGTCGACGTGGTGAGCCTCTACCCGGGGGCCGACGCGGTCGCGCTGGACGCCTACGCAGATGCGGGCGCACAGGGCCTGGTGCTGGAGTCCATGGGTGCGGGCAATTCCAATGATGTTGTCATCGACTCCGTTTCCCGCCAGGTCGAGAACGGTATGCACGTCTTGGTGACCACCCGGGTGCCCGGTGGCACCCTGACTCCGGGTTATGCGCCGGGCCAGCGGTTGGTCGATGCCGGGGCGGTGATGGTGCCCCATCTTCGCGCCGGGCAGGCTCGCGTGCTGTTGATGGCGGCCCTAGCCACCGGCTCCGATCTCGTCTCCGTCGTCGAGCGCCTCGGCTGA
- a CDS encoding exonuclease domain-containing protein encodes MALVFLDTETTGLHPGRQPWEIAIIRRTGEGQRQLHLCVDVQDLDLETADPAGLEISGFHKRHPQVRMRPLQFPRVFRAAEAVSLVEEWTAGATIVGVIPRFDTECLTQMFVNHGVRPAWNPEPVDVVATTASRLRARGLIPDADYANLSLQFGVKTPSAGQRHTALGDARWAMRWYDKLLE; translated from the coding sequence ATGGCGCTGGTTTTTCTCGACACCGAGACCACCGGACTTCACCCCGGGCGTCAGCCATGGGAAATCGCGATCATCCGTAGGACCGGGGAAGGGCAGCGGCAGCTGCACCTGTGCGTCGATGTGCAGGACCTCGATCTGGAGACTGCTGATCCGGCGGGCCTGGAGATCAGCGGTTTTCATAAGCGGCACCCGCAGGTGCGCATGCGGCCGCTGCAGTTTCCCCGCGTATTCCGTGCCGCCGAGGCGGTTTCGCTTGTCGAGGAGTGGACGGCCGGCGCCACCATCGTCGGTGTGATCCCGCGGTTCGACACGGAGTGTTTGACGCAGATGTTTGTCAACCATGGGGTCCGTCCCGCGTGGAATCCCGAGCCTGTCGATGTGGTCGCCACGACAGCATCACGGCTGCGGGCACGCGGGCTGATACCGGATGCCGACTATGCCAATCTCTCACTGCAATTCGGTGTGAAGACACCGTCCGCGGGCCAGCGGCACACGGCCCTTGGTGACGCCCGCTGGGCGATGCGCTGGTACGACAAGCTATTGGAATGA